In the genome of Granulibacter bethesdensis CGDNIH1, one region contains:
- a CDS encoding pyridoxal phosphate-dependent aminotransferase — MSLIAARLDRISPSQTIAISTKARALKAAGRDVISLSAGEPDFDTPDNVKKAAIKAIEKGDTKYTDVAGTAALRNAIVEKFRRDSGLDYAPDEIIVSTGGKQVIFNAMLATLNAGDEVIIPAPCWVSYPDIVALCDGKPVLVSCSEQRSFKISPEELEAAITPKTKWLMLNSPSNPTGAAYSAAELKALADVLLRHPQVWIMTDDIYEKLVYGGFAFATLAQVEPRLKDRTLTVNGCSKAYAMTGWRIGFAGGPKVLIKAMDKLQSQSTSNTSSISQAAAVEALIGPQDSIADMLAIYQERRDLVVEMLNAAPGVTCHKPEGAFYVFPSVKGCFGKTSKGGVKIVDDESFVTALLEEEGVAAVHGSAFCYPGYFRISYATSTEALREACTRIQRFCAALS, encoded by the coding sequence ATGAGCCTGATTGCCGCGCGTCTTGACCGTATCAGCCCCAGCCAGACCATTGCCATCAGCACCAAAGCCCGTGCGTTGAAGGCTGCTGGCCGTGATGTGATCAGCCTTTCCGCCGGAGAGCCGGATTTCGATACGCCGGACAATGTGAAGAAAGCGGCGATCAAGGCCATCGAGAAGGGCGACACGAAATATACCGACGTTGCCGGCACTGCCGCCCTGCGCAACGCGATCGTGGAAAAATTCAGGCGTGATAGTGGTCTTGATTATGCTCCGGACGAGATCATCGTCTCCACCGGCGGCAAGCAGGTGATTTTCAACGCCATGCTGGCCACGCTGAATGCGGGAGATGAGGTGATCATCCCGGCCCCGTGCTGGGTGAGCTACCCGGACATCGTTGCCCTTTGCGACGGCAAGCCGGTTCTGGTCTCCTGCAGCGAGCAGCGCAGCTTCAAGATCAGCCCCGAGGAACTGGAAGCCGCGATCACGCCCAAGACCAAATGGCTGATGCTCAACAGCCCCAGCAACCCGACCGGTGCCGCCTATTCCGCAGCGGAGCTGAAGGCGCTGGCAGACGTTCTGCTGCGTCATCCGCAGGTCTGGATCATGACGGACGATATCTACGAGAAGCTGGTTTACGGCGGGTTCGCTTTTGCCACGCTGGCTCAGGTAGAGCCGCGTCTGAAAGACCGCACCCTGACCGTGAACGGGTGTTCCAAGGCCTATGCGATGACCGGCTGGCGCATCGGGTTTGCCGGTGGTCCGAAGGTGCTGATCAAGGCGATGGACAAGTTGCAGAGCCAGTCCACCTCCAACACCTCCTCCATCAGTCAGGCCGCGGCGGTCGAGGCGTTGATCGGCCCGCAGGACAGCATCGCCGATATGCTGGCCATCTATCAGGAGCGTCGTGATCTGGTGGTGGAGATGCTGAATGCGGCTCCGGGCGTGACGTGTCATAAGCCGGAAGGCGCGTTTTATGTCTTCCCGTCGGTGAAGGGCTGCTTCGGCAAGACCAGCAAGGGTGGCGTCAAGATCGTCGATGACGAATCCTTCGTGACCGCGCTGCTGGAGGAAGAAGGCGTGGCGGCGGTGCATGGGTCCGCTTTCTGCTATCCGGGCTATTTCCGCATCAGCTATGCCACAAGCACCGAGGCGCTGCGGGAGGCCTGCACACGTATACAGCGTTTCTGTGCGGCTCTGTCCTGA
- a CDS encoding pyridoxal phosphate-dependent aminotransferase: MPSFAQRLNGLDVSPTIAVTQRARVLRAEGHDVISLSIGEPDFPTPPEAIEAAHAAALAGDTKYPPIVGASALVSAIRGKFQRENGLDFAPNEITIANGAKQIIYNAIMATVDPGDEIVIPAPYWVAYELVTRLAGGVPVIVNCPQETGFRLKPEVLEAAITPKTRWVLLNFPNNPTGAAITPAEMAALAEVMRRHPHVWIMCDDIYEHLLYDGFVYRTMAAVAPDLRDRILTISGVSKSYAMTGWRVGFAGGPSSLIKAMNNMQSQATSGVAGIAQAAAAAALNGDPALLAERAAIYAARRDFVVSALQSAPGLTCHKPEGAFYVFPGVAGLLGRHSAGGRLLQTDEDVALALLEESYLAVVHGAAFGMSPYLRLSYATDETSLARACERLVAFCETVR, translated from the coding sequence ATGCCGAGTTTTGCGCAGCGCCTGAATGGGCTGGATGTTTCCCCCACCATCGCGGTGACGCAGCGTGCGCGCGTGTTGCGGGCGGAGGGGCATGATGTCATCTCCCTGTCGATCGGGGAGCCGGATTTTCCAACTCCACCGGAAGCGATTGAGGCTGCTCATGCGGCAGCATTGGCCGGGGATACGAAATATCCACCCATCGTGGGTGCGTCGGCGCTGGTCAGTGCGATCCGGGGCAAGTTTCAGCGGGAAAACGGGCTGGATTTCGCACCGAACGAGATCACCATCGCCAATGGTGCCAAGCAGATCATCTACAACGCGATCATGGCGACGGTGGATCCGGGGGATGAAATCGTCATTCCCGCCCCCTACTGGGTCGCATATGAGTTGGTGACCCGGCTGGCCGGGGGCGTGCCGGTGATCGTGAATTGCCCACAGGAGACAGGGTTTCGTCTGAAACCGGAGGTTCTGGAGGCGGCGATCACGCCCAAAACCCGATGGGTGTTGTTGAATTTTCCCAATAACCCGACCGGGGCCGCGATTACGCCTGCGGAGATGGCGGCGCTGGCCGAAGTGATGCGTCGCCATCCGCATGTCTGGATCATGTGCGATGATATTTATGAGCATCTGCTCTATGACGGCTTCGTCTATCGCACCATGGCGGCGGTCGCACCGGATCTGCGGGACCGTATCCTCACTATTTCCGGTGTGTCCAAATCTTACGCGATGACGGGATGGCGTGTCGGCTTTGCGGGAGGGCCATCATCCCTGATCAAGGCGATGAACAATATGCAGAGCCAGGCGACATCTGGTGTCGCAGGGATTGCACAGGCGGCGGCAGCGGCTGCCTTGAATGGTGACCCGGCCCTGCTGGCGGAGCGGGCAGCCATTTATGCAGCGCGGCGTGACTTCGTGGTGTCCGCCCTTCAATCTGCCCCCGGCCTGACCTGCCACAAGCCGGAGGGGGCATTTTACGTTTTCCCCGGTGTCGCCGGGCTGCTTGGCCGTCATTCCGCAGGCGGCCGTTTGTTGCAGACCGATGAGGATGTGGCACTGGCTCTGCTGGAGGAATCCTATCTGGCCGTGGTGCATGGTGCGGCCTTCGGCATGAGTCCCTATCTGCGGTTGAGCTATGCCACGGATGAGACGTCGCTGGCGCGTGCCTGCGAGCGTCTGGTGGCCTTCTGCGAAACTGTACGCTGA